A portion of the Meriones unguiculatus strain TT.TT164.6M chromosome 11, Bangor_MerUng_6.1, whole genome shotgun sequence genome contains these proteins:
- the Gpx3 gene encoding glutathione peroxidase 3: MWQSAPDTSDGLWPSQDAPQLAMARFLRASCLLSLLLAGFVPPGRGQEKSKTDCHGGMSGTIYDYGALTIDGEEYIPFKQYAGKYVLFVNVASYUGLTDQYLELNALQEELGPFGLVILGFPCNQFGKQEPGENSEILPSLKYVRPGGGFVPNFQLFEKGDVNGEKEQKFYTFLKNSCPPTTELLGSPGRLFWEPMKIHDIRWNFEKFLVGRDGKPVMRWYHRTTVSNVKMDILSYMRRQAALGARGK, translated from the exons ATGTGGCAGAGCGCTCCGGACACCTCAGACGGACTGTGGCCATCCCAAGACGCCCCCCAGCTCGCCATGGCCCGGTTCCTCCGGGCATCCTGCCTCCTGTCCCTGCTCCTGGCCGGGTTCGTTCCGCCGGGCCGGGGACAAGAGAAGTCCAAG ACAGACTGCCATGGAGGCATGAGTGGAACCATCTATGACTATGGGGCCCTCACCATCGACGGGGAGGAATACATTCCTTTTAAGCAGTATGCAGGCAAATATGTCCTCTTTGTCAACGTAGCCAGCTACTGAGGTCTGACAGACCAGTACCTTG AACTGAATGCACTACAAGAAGAACTCGGGCCATTCGGACTGGTCATTCTGGGCTTCCCCTGCAACCAATTCGGCAAACAGGAGCCAGGCGAGAACTCGGAGATCTTACCCAGTCTCAA GTATGTCCGGCCAGGTGGGGGCTTTGTCCCTAACTTCCAGCTCTTTGAGAAAGGAGATGTGAACGGGGAGAAAGAGCAGAAGTTCTACACTTTCCTGAAG AACTCCTGCCCTCCTACCACGGAGCTCCTGGGCTCACCCGGCCGCCTCTTTTGGGAACCTATGAAGATCCATGACATCCGCTGGAACTTCGAGAAGTTCCTGGTGGGGAGAGATGGCAAACCGGTTATGCGCTGGTACCACCGGACCACAGTCAGCAACGTCAAGATGGACATCCTGTCCTACATGAGGCGGCAGGCAGCCCTGGGGGCCAGAGGGAAATAA